The Saccharomonospora cyanea NA-134 genome includes a region encoding these proteins:
- a CDS encoding ROK family transcriptional regulator, translating to MLDTNPASPGHVLAVLRAEGPLTRQELQERVGVSRVTMVERLDALRRTDLVRQAGHRESSGGRRAELLAVNDTGRTALVADIGQSHATLAVVDLRGTVFARQDLRLSTRHSPDETLPRLVGEARSLLSDSGRAESLCAVGLSVPGQIDHETGVTTAPPTMREWGSVRLRDPFADAFGVPVLLENDANALALADYYAMGRPEATVVGVKVGTGIGAGVVIAGRPHRGETGSAGEIGHMRIEGSDRRCSCGRRGCVAAEASGQALVRSLRTSGARSVEDVVRWVSDGRREAVEAVSAAGRLVGTVLATVVTIVNPRYVRLGGAVGVLPPFVEALRATVEANAHASALRKLDIAASQLGDRGAFVGLSGLVADEMLSPATVDALCRRRQGL from the coding sequence ATGCTCGACACCAACCCCGCCTCTCCCGGGCACGTGCTCGCCGTGCTCCGCGCGGAGGGGCCGCTCACCCGGCAGGAGCTGCAGGAGCGGGTCGGGGTGTCGCGCGTCACGATGGTGGAGCGCCTCGACGCGCTACGGCGAACCGATCTCGTGCGCCAGGCGGGGCACCGGGAGTCGAGCGGCGGCCGAAGGGCGGAACTGCTGGCCGTCAACGACACCGGGCGCACCGCTCTCGTGGCCGACATCGGGCAGAGTCACGCGACGCTCGCCGTGGTCGACCTGAGGGGAACCGTCTTCGCGCGACAGGACCTTCGATTGTCCACTCGGCACAGTCCTGACGAGACACTGCCGAGACTCGTCGGCGAGGCACGGTCGTTGCTCTCAGATTCGGGCCGGGCGGAAAGTCTTTGTGCGGTCGGGCTGTCGGTGCCGGGGCAGATCGACCACGAGACGGGCGTCACCACCGCGCCGCCGACCATGCGGGAGTGGGGCTCGGTGCGGCTGCGTGACCCGTTCGCCGACGCGTTCGGCGTGCCGGTGCTGCTGGAGAACGACGCCAACGCGCTCGCACTGGCCGACTACTACGCGATGGGCCGTCCCGAGGCGACGGTCGTCGGCGTGAAGGTGGGTACCGGCATCGGGGCGGGCGTCGTCATCGCGGGGCGGCCCCACCGGGGTGAGACCGGCTCGGCGGGAGAGATCGGGCACATGCGCATCGAGGGCAGCGACCGGCGGTGCTCGTGCGGTCGCCGCGGCTGTGTCGCGGCGGAGGCGAGTGGGCAGGCTCTCGTGCGGTCGCTGCGGACGAGTGGCGCGCGTTCGGTCGAAGACGTCGTGCGGTGGGTCTCCGACGGCAGGCGCGAGGCGGTCGAGGCGGTGTCGGCGGCGGGACGCCTGGTCGGGACGGTGCTCGCCACCGTGGTGACGATCGTGAACCCCCGCTACGTCCGCCTCGGCGGTGCCGTGGGGGTGCTGCCGCCGTTCGTGGAGGCGTTGCGCGCGACGGTGGAGGCCAACGCGCACGCCAGCGCGCTGCGCAAACTCGACATCGCCGCCTCCCAGCTCGGCGACCGGGGCGCGTTCGTGGGACTCTCCGGCCTCGTCGCCGACGAGATGCTGTCACCCGCGACGGTGGACGCCCTCTGCCGCCGGCGTCAGGGGTTGTAG
- a CDS encoding ABC transporter substrate-binding protein — protein MRRVGLTRRSLLRAAGLGAVALTAGCTGFATTGNSGMVFLSTQFRPVDEAERFRRLLAGVAPGEVSYVTIEEGPFASQIRSQVDTGRTQTGLVAGLHGDLAPLAGDYLTDVTGLLRRLGDRGWPPEYLQLARTGTDRSWYVPWATASYVLAAHVDALEHLPPGVDATSLTYEAFLDWAIAARRANGNRPMLGLPAGPEGLLHRFTQGYLLPSFTGGQVTTFRSAEAVTAWEYLRELWANCNSASTTYDFMQEPLETGEVRMAWDHVVRLVEAPERDPDNWRMLPSPRGPHGLGYMAVVAGLAIPKGSTDLDLAERTIDVLCRPDTQVELLRSNGFFPAVDAAVPEELPPAIKLEADAVRRQQEAEDSLLSLPPVGLGAREGEVTKVFQDTFRSIVLDDAPIRSTLDQQAGVLQGILDELRIPCWAPDPPADRCEVA, from the coding sequence ATGCGGAGAGTCGGTCTCACCCGCCGTTCACTCCTGCGCGCCGCCGGACTCGGCGCGGTGGCGCTGACGGCGGGATGCACCGGGTTCGCCACCACGGGCAACAGCGGCATGGTGTTCCTGTCGACGCAGTTCCGCCCCGTCGACGAGGCCGAGCGGTTCCGACGCCTGCTCGCGGGCGTCGCCCCCGGCGAGGTCAGTTACGTCACCATCGAGGAAGGCCCGTTCGCGAGCCAGATCCGCAGCCAGGTCGACACGGGCCGCACGCAGACGGGTCTGGTCGCCGGACTGCACGGCGACCTCGCGCCGCTGGCGGGCGACTACCTCACCGACGTCACCGGGCTGCTGCGGCGGCTGGGCGATCGGGGCTGGCCCCCCGAGTACCTCCAGCTCGCGCGCACGGGCACCGACCGCAGCTGGTACGTGCCCTGGGCGACGGCCAGCTACGTGCTCGCCGCGCACGTCGACGCGCTCGAACACCTCCCGCCGGGGGTGGACGCCACGTCGCTCACCTACGAGGCGTTTTTGGACTGGGCCATCGCGGCGCGCAGGGCCAACGGCAACCGTCCCATGCTCGGGCTGCCCGCGGGCCCGGAGGGACTGCTGCACCGGTTCACGCAGGGCTACCTGCTGCCGTCCTTCACGGGTGGTCAGGTCACCACGTTCCGCTCGGCGGAGGCGGTCACGGCGTGGGAGTACCTGCGTGAACTGTGGGCCAACTGCAACAGCGCCAGCACCACGTACGACTTCATGCAGGAGCCGCTGGAGACCGGTGAGGTGCGCATGGCGTGGGACCACGTCGTGCGGCTCGTCGAAGCTCCGGAGCGCGATCCGGACAACTGGCGCATGCTTCCGAGCCCCCGAGGCCCGCACGGGCTCGGCTACATGGCCGTCGTCGCCGGCCTCGCGATCCCGAAGGGCAGCACCGACCTCGACCTCGCGGAGCGGACCATCGACGTGCTCTGCCGCCCGGACACCCAGGTGGAACTACTGCGTTCCAATGGCTTCTTCCCCGCGGTGGACGCCGCGGTTCCCGAAGAACTGCCGCCCGCGATCAAGCTGGAGGCCGACGCGGTACGACGTCAGCAGGAGGCCGAGGACAGCCTGTTGTCCCTGCCGCCGGTCGGTCTCGGCGCGCGGGAGGGCGAGGTGACGAAGGTCTTCCAGGACACCTTCCGTTCGATCGTGCTGGACGACGCGCCGATCCGGTCCACTCTGGACCAGCAGGCGGGCGTCCTCCAGGGGATTCTCGACGAGCTGCGGATACCGTGCTGGGCTCCCGACCCGCCCGCCGACCGGTGCGAGGTGGCGTGA
- a CDS encoding MarR family winged helix-turn-helix transcriptional regulator, whose amino-acid sequence MSERQGADLGRELSAAVVMFHEAVGARLGLSASDQRALALIGRHGPLTAGQLAEHTGLTPGAITGMVDRLERAGLARREPDPSDRRRVLITSTGTGGQPEVFRELAAAMSDLTSRYTESEQQVIADYLTRTIGVLREQTRKLTEL is encoded by the coding sequence ATGAGCGAGAGGCAGGGCGCCGACCTCGGCCGGGAGTTGAGCGCGGCCGTCGTGATGTTCCACGAGGCGGTGGGCGCTCGACTGGGCCTGAGCGCGAGCGACCAGCGCGCACTGGCCCTCATCGGCCGGCACGGACCGCTGACGGCCGGGCAACTGGCCGAGCACACGGGTCTCACCCCCGGAGCGATCACCGGCATGGTGGACCGGCTCGAACGCGCAGGGCTCGCCCGCAGGGAACCGGACCCGTCCGACCGCAGGCGCGTGCTCATCACCAGCACCGGAACCGGCGGCCAGCCCGAGGTCTTCCGGGAACTCGCGGCGGCGATGAGCGACCTCACCAGCCGCTACACCGAGTCCGAACAGCAGGTGATCGCCGACTACCTCACCCGGACGATCGGCGTGCTCCGCGAACAGACGAGGAAGCTCACCGAGCTCTGA
- a CDS encoding carbohydrate ABC transporter permease — translation MTRLGRSPWILLLPSVVLMLALFGWPLAQAVVTAFSGDGGFTLAHWQRLIEDPYFLRALRNTLLLIVIVVPVQLLLSVGMALLMQARPRFAGVHFYLWCVPLAISELAAGLVWLSIFDNRGYLNSLLVSLGLSDHGVQWLSYDNPTTMLFTVVIAEVWRATALMFVIVVAGVQMIPRDYDEAAQVFGASFWQRLRHVTLPLLAPSLQVALILRTILALQAFAVAQALTGRDFPLLVGETYEWYVNLQNPAVASAVALVVLVISLGTAVLYLRTVRGSEGAR, via the coding sequence ATGACCAGGTTGGGACGTTCGCCCTGGATTCTGCTGCTGCCGTCCGTGGTGCTGATGCTGGCGCTCTTCGGGTGGCCGCTGGCCCAGGCCGTGGTCACGGCGTTCAGCGGCGACGGCGGGTTCACGCTCGCCCACTGGCAGCGGCTGATCGAGGATCCGTACTTCCTCCGGGCACTGCGGAACACGCTGCTACTGATCGTGATCGTCGTGCCGGTCCAACTGCTGCTGTCGGTGGGCATGGCGTTGCTCATGCAGGCCCGCCCCCGGTTCGCCGGAGTGCACTTCTACCTGTGGTGCGTGCCGCTCGCGATCTCCGAGCTGGCGGCGGGCCTGGTATGGCTGTCGATCTTCGACAACCGCGGGTACCTCAACTCGCTGCTGGTCTCGTTGGGGCTGTCCGACCACGGCGTGCAGTGGCTGAGCTACGACAACCCGACGACGATGCTGTTCACCGTGGTGATCGCCGAGGTGTGGCGGGCGACCGCGTTGATGTTCGTCATCGTCGTCGCGGGAGTGCAGATGATCCCCCGTGACTACGACGAGGCGGCCCAGGTGTTCGGCGCGTCGTTCTGGCAGCGGCTGCGGCACGTCACGCTGCCGCTGCTCGCGCCGAGCCTGCAGGTGGCGTTGATCCTGCGCACCATCCTGGCGCTACAGGCGTTCGCGGTGGCGCAGGCCCTCACGGGCCGTGACTTCCCGCTGCTTGTGGGCGAGACGTACGAGTGGTACGTGAACCTGCAGAATCCGGCCGTCGCCAGCGCGGTGGCGCTCGTGGTGCTCGTGATCTCCCTCGGCACGGCGGTGCTCTACCTGCGGACGGTGCGGGGTTCGGAGGGTGCCCGATGA
- a CDS encoding carbohydrate ABC transporter permease translates to MTTQVTDGEQATRALPPVDRAPLRRRRRHAIAVQAACTAVTLFMALPIVLIGLAAVSSRDALAEFPKSLLPSEFSTETLQAFVQATGTVPAFGNSLLVGLYTVFWSLVVGAPAGYALARHVFRGKDAYRVFMLLVRALPIVVLSVPLATMFLRLDVYDTVFATTLVHTTLALPTTVLITASIFVSVPRDVEEAAQVFGCSRWQAARRVVVPLALPGVAASSIFTFVLSWNEILGATVVTLGHRTLPAQVLTSLSEASVAYRFAGGFALIVPALLFIFLMRRYLLNMWGTTLR, encoded by the coding sequence ATGACCACGCAGGTGACCGACGGCGAACAGGCGACCCGCGCCCTGCCTCCGGTCGACCGGGCTCCGCTGCGCAGGCGACGCCGACACGCGATCGCCGTACAGGCGGCCTGCACGGCGGTGACGCTGTTCATGGCCCTGCCGATCGTACTCATCGGGCTGGCGGCCGTGTCCTCACGCGACGCTCTGGCCGAGTTTCCGAAGTCGCTCCTACCGAGCGAGTTCTCCACCGAGACGCTGCAGGCGTTCGTGCAGGCCACGGGCACGGTTCCCGCGTTCGGCAACTCGCTGCTCGTCGGCCTCTACACGGTGTTCTGGTCGCTCGTCGTGGGAGCGCCCGCCGGGTACGCGCTCGCCCGCCACGTCTTCCGGGGCAAGGACGCCTACCGGGTGTTCATGCTGCTCGTACGGGCCCTGCCGATCGTGGTGCTGTCCGTGCCGCTGGCCACGATGTTCCTCCGGCTCGACGTCTACGACACGGTGTTCGCCACGACGCTGGTGCACACGACGCTCGCCCTGCCCACCACCGTGCTGATCACGGCGAGCATCTTCGTCTCGGTACCGAGGGACGTGGAGGAGGCCGCACAGGTCTTCGGCTGCAGCCGGTGGCAGGCCGCGCGCAGGGTGGTGGTTCCGCTCGCGCTCCCCGGTGTCGCGGCGTCGTCGATCTTCACGTTCGTCCTTTCCTGGAACGAGATCCTCGGCGCCACCGTGGTCACCCTGGGTCATCGCACGCTGCCCGCGCAGGTGCTGACCTCGCTCTCCGAGGCGTCCGTCGCCTACCGATTCGCCGGCGGGTTCGCGTTGATCGTGCCCGCGTTGCTGTTCATCTTCCTGATGCGCCGCTACCTGCTGAACATGTGGGGCACCACGCTCCGATGA
- a CDS encoding cupin domain-containing protein, with protein MQHAPTDLTRALETFDRLWSPRIVTTVNDHDVRVAKVEGEHLWHAHDDTDEFFCVLDGELHIALRDGDGERTVVLTRGSVFVVPRGVEHKPSSEHGASLMLFERSGTSSVGTRHEAVPEHVDATTGRALT; from the coding sequence ATGCAGCATGCACCCACCGATCTGACCCGGGCACTGGAGACTTTCGACCGGCTCTGGAGCCCCCGCATCGTCACCACCGTGAACGACCACGACGTACGGGTGGCCAAGGTCGAAGGCGAACACCTGTGGCATGCCCACGACGACACCGACGAGTTCTTCTGTGTGCTCGACGGTGAGTTGCACATCGCACTGCGGGACGGCGACGGGGAACGGACCGTGGTCCTGACCAGGGGATCGGTGTTCGTGGTGCCGCGAGGGGTCGAGCACAAGCCGTCGTCGGAGCACGGCGCGTCGTTGATGCTGTTCGAACGCAGCGGCACGTCGAGTGTCGGCACGCGGCACGAGGCGGTTCCCGAACACGTGGACGCCACCACCGGCCGCGCACTCACGTGA
- a CDS encoding helix-turn-helix domain-containing protein, giving the protein MPQGSSQSVHRVVAIVDDGSNPFELGVATELFGLRRPELDGRLQAPWYELRLCSATPTVRMHAGFFTLSDVAPLEAVDEADTVLVPNRPDPQTPPSAPVLEAVRAAAARGARLMSFCTGAFTLAAAGVLDGRRATTHWRWAEVFRSLFPRVDLDPDVLYVDEGSVLTSAGSSAAMDLGLHIIRKDHGAEVANTVSRRAVFAGHRDGGQRQFVERPVARRAEASLAPVLEWAQERLDQPLSVRELARRAAVSPATLHRRFATELGTTPLAWLTGERVRLACLLLEKGELSLDQVAAASGLGTASNLRSLLRKQVGVSPTEYRRRFGHRGRGSTPVRAR; this is encoded by the coding sequence ATGCCGCAAGGATCATCGCAGTCGGTGCATCGCGTGGTCGCCATCGTGGACGACGGGTCCAACCCGTTCGAGCTCGGGGTGGCGACGGAGCTGTTCGGGTTGCGCCGTCCCGAACTCGACGGCCGCCTGCAGGCGCCGTGGTACGAGCTCCGGTTGTGTTCCGCGACGCCGACCGTGCGAATGCACGCGGGTTTCTTCACGCTCTCGGACGTCGCGCCGCTGGAAGCCGTGGACGAGGCCGACACCGTCCTGGTCCCGAACCGGCCGGACCCGCAGACGCCGCCGTCCGCGCCGGTGCTGGAGGCGGTTCGCGCGGCCGCGGCGAGAGGTGCGCGGCTCATGAGTTTCTGTACCGGCGCGTTCACCCTGGCGGCCGCGGGTGTGCTCGACGGTCGCCGCGCGACGACCCACTGGCGGTGGGCGGAGGTCTTCCGTTCCCTCTTCCCCCGGGTCGATCTGGACCCCGACGTGCTCTACGTCGACGAGGGTTCCGTGCTCACCTCCGCCGGGAGTTCGGCGGCGATGGATCTCGGCCTGCACATCATCCGCAAGGATCACGGGGCGGAGGTGGCCAACACGGTGAGCAGGCGTGCCGTGTTCGCCGGTCACCGCGACGGGGGACAACGGCAGTTCGTCGAGCGTCCGGTGGCGCGCCGCGCCGAGGCGAGTCTGGCCCCGGTGCTGGAGTGGGCGCAGGAACGGCTCGACCAGCCACTGAGCGTTCGTGAGCTCGCCCGCCGAGCGGCGGTGAGTCCCGCCACCCTGCACCGCAGGTTCGCCACCGAGCTGGGTACGACGCCCCTGGCGTGGTTGACGGGCGAGCGCGTGCGGTTGGCGTGCCTGCTGCTGGAGAAGGGGGAGCTGTCCCTCGATCAGGTGGCGGCGGCCAGCGGGCTGGGTACGGCGTCGAACCTGCGTTCACTCCTGCGCAAGCAGGTCGGGGTGAGTCCGACCGAGTACCGCAGGCGGTTCGGCCACCGGGGCCGGGGATCGACGCCCGTCAGAGCTCGGTGA
- a CDS encoding mycothiol transferase yields the protein MDSVDVLIDGFGRVREVVHDAVRGLGAAELNHRVDSQANSIAWLLWHLTRVQDDHVSEVAEREQTWTAEGWHDRFGLSLAQDDTGFGHTSEDVAEVRVHSAKLLTGYYDAVHAHTVAYLDGITAEDLDTVVDETWTPPVTLGVRLVSVIADDLQHAGQAAFVRGLVLRR from the coding sequence ATGGACAGCGTGGACGTACTCATTGACGGGTTCGGGCGCGTCAGGGAGGTCGTGCACGACGCCGTGCGCGGCCTCGGAGCCGCTGAGCTGAACCACCGCGTCGACTCGCAGGCCAACTCGATCGCGTGGCTGCTGTGGCATCTCACTCGCGTCCAGGACGACCACGTGTCCGAAGTGGCCGAGCGCGAGCAGACGTGGACGGCCGAGGGCTGGCACGACCGGTTCGGGCTGTCGTTGGCGCAGGACGACACGGGCTTCGGTCACACGAGCGAGGACGTCGCCGAGGTGCGGGTGCATTCCGCGAAGCTGCTGACGGGCTACTACGACGCCGTTCACGCTCACACGGTGGCCTACCTCGACGGGATCACCGCCGAGGACCTCGACACGGTGGTGGACGAGACGTGGACCCCTCCGGTCACCCTGGGTGTGCGGTTGGTCAGTGTGATCGCCGACGACCTGCAGCACGCGGGGCAGGCCGCTTTCGTGCGAGGGCTCGTGCTCCGGCGCTGA
- a CDS encoding ABC transporter ATP-binding protein — MAEVILKDLVKTYPGNDSRATDEVSLTVADGEFMVLLGPSGCGKTTLLRMVAGLELPDSGQIVIGDRDVTYAEPRRRNLSMVFQSYAVFPNKSVADNIGFGLRVRGVPADEVRRKVAWAADLLQLTPYLDRYPAKLSGGQRQRVAVARAIVMDADVLLMDEPLSNLDALLRLSFRAELKKLVGELGTTTLYVTHDQVEALSLGDRVAVMREGSVVQCDAPTAVYDDPADTFVGGFLGSPPMNFLTGMVERDAGGGLAVDLGGQSLPLPPSLASYAGRALTLGIRPETIAVDGLGTADGEAAVRGILQVLEPLGSAVLLTTEVCGQTVKVQAPASFRAEVGTELRLRLPASQCRWYDPETGLLLEAR; from the coding sequence ATGGCCGAGGTCATCCTGAAAGACCTCGTCAAGACCTATCCCGGCAACGACTCCCGAGCCACCGACGAGGTGTCGCTCACCGTCGCGGACGGCGAGTTCATGGTGCTGCTCGGTCCGTCGGGCTGCGGTAAGACGACGTTGCTGCGCATGGTCGCGGGTCTGGAACTGCCGGACTCCGGACAGATCGTCATCGGCGACCGCGACGTCACCTACGCGGAGCCCCGGCGACGCAACCTGTCGATGGTGTTCCAGTCCTATGCCGTGTTCCCGAACAAGTCGGTGGCCGACAACATCGGTTTCGGGCTCCGGGTGCGGGGGGTGCCCGCCGACGAGGTCCGCCGCAAGGTCGCGTGGGCCGCGGACCTGCTGCAACTCACGCCCTACCTCGACCGCTATCCCGCGAAGCTCTCCGGCGGGCAGCGGCAGCGTGTCGCGGTGGCGAGGGCCATCGTCATGGACGCCGACGTGCTGCTGATGGACGAACCACTGTCCAATCTGGATGCCCTGCTGCGGTTGTCGTTCCGGGCGGAGCTGAAGAAGCTCGTCGGTGAACTCGGCACCACCACGCTGTACGTGACACACGACCAGGTGGAGGCACTGTCGCTGGGCGACCGCGTCGCGGTGATGCGCGAGGGTTCCGTCGTGCAGTGTGACGCGCCGACGGCGGTGTACGACGACCCGGCCGACACCTTCGTCGGTGGGTTCCTCGGCAGCCCGCCCATGAACTTCCTGACCGGCATGGTGGAACGGGACGCCGGTGGTGGACTCGCGGTCGACCTCGGTGGTCAGTCGTTGCCACTGCCGCCCTCGTTGGCCTCCTACGCGGGCAGAGCACTCACGCTCGGCATCCGCCCCGAGACGATCGCCGTCGACGGGCTCGGCACCGCCGACGGTGAGGCCGCCGTGCGCGGCATCCTCCAGGTGCTGGAGCCACTCGGTTCGGCGGTACTGCTGACCACCGAGGTCTGCGGGCAGACGGTGAAGGTGCAGGCCCCGGCCTCGTTCCGCGCCGAGGTCGGCACGGAGCTGAGGCTGCGCCTTCCCGCGAGCCAGTGCCGCTGGTACGACCCCGAGACCGGACTGCTGTTGGAGGCACGGTGA
- a CDS encoding NAD(P)-binding domain-containing protein, with protein MASRVAVIGAGPSGLAQLRAFAEAGRNGAEIPELVCFEKQSDWGGLWNYTWRTGVDAAGDPVHGSMYRHLWSNGPKECLEFADYTFDEHFGKPIPSYPPREVLYDYIIGRAKQSDIRQCIQFDTAVRWVSHDAGRNTFSVTVEALNTGETRTEEFDYVIVASGHFSSPNVPDFPGFEQFPGRILHSHDFRDSREFAGQHLLVVGSSYSAEDLALQARKYGAESVTITYRTAPMGFDWPEGITEVPLLTGVEGDTAHFADGSSRQVDAILLCTGYRHHFPFLEDGLRLRTKNILYPDNLYKGVFWVHNPKLMYLGMQDQYYTFTLFDAEAWYARDYVLGRVTLPSAEEMRRDIAGWRAREETVASSVDAVDFQAEHIQDLLADVDYPKFDLDLTREHFRTWLDHKKQTITGYRDFSGFTSPCTGTEAPEHHTPWWEALDDSAAAFLATGTRGE; from the coding sequence ATGGCATCGCGCGTCGCGGTGATCGGAGCGGGACCGAGTGGACTGGCTCAGTTGCGTGCCTTCGCGGAAGCGGGCAGAAACGGAGCCGAAATCCCGGAACTGGTGTGCTTCGAGAAGCAGAGCGACTGGGGCGGCCTGTGGAACTACACCTGGCGGACCGGAGTGGACGCCGCCGGCGACCCGGTACACGGCAGCATGTACCGGCACCTGTGGTCGAACGGACCCAAGGAATGTCTCGAATTCGCGGACTACACGTTCGACGAGCATTTCGGTAAGCCCATCCCGTCATATCCGCCGCGCGAGGTTCTGTACGACTACATCATCGGCAGGGCGAAACAAAGCGATATTCGACAGTGCATCCAGTTCGACACCGCGGTACGCTGGGTTTCCCACGACGCCGGGAGGAACACCTTCTCAGTCACCGTGGAAGCGCTGAACACCGGGGAGACCCGGACCGAGGAATTCGATTACGTCATCGTGGCCAGCGGGCACTTCTCCAGCCCGAACGTGCCGGACTTTCCCGGGTTCGAGCAGTTCCCCGGCCGTATCCTGCACTCGCACGACTTCCGGGACTCGCGGGAGTTCGCGGGGCAGCACCTGCTGGTCGTGGGCAGCAGCTACTCGGCCGAGGACCTCGCGCTGCAGGCCAGGAAGTACGGCGCCGAGTCGGTCACCATCACCTACCGCACCGCGCCGATGGGCTTCGACTGGCCCGAGGGGATCACGGAGGTTCCGCTCCTCACCGGCGTCGAGGGCGACACCGCGCACTTCGCCGATGGCAGTTCCCGGCAGGTCGACGCGATCCTGCTGTGCACCGGTTACCGCCACCACTTCCCGTTCCTCGAGGACGGTCTGCGCCTGCGTACCAAGAACATCCTGTACCCGGACAACCTCTACAAGGGCGTGTTCTGGGTCCACAACCCGAAGCTGATGTACCTGGGCATGCAGGACCAGTACTACACCTTCACGCTGTTCGACGCGGAAGCCTGGTACGCCCGGGACTACGTGCTCGGGCGGGTCACCCTGCCCTCCGCCGAGGAGATGCGCCGCGACATCGCGGGCTGGCGTGCCCGGGAGGAGACGGTGGCTTCCTCGGTCGACGCCGTCGACTTCCAGGCCGAGCACATCCAGGATCTGCTTGCCGACGTCGACTACCCGAAGTTCGACCTGGACCTGACTCGGGAGCATTTCCGCACCTGGCTGGACCACAAGAAGCAGACCATCACCGGTTACCGTGACTTCTCGGGCTTCACCTCTCCCTGCACCGGTACCGAGGCACCCGAGCACCACACCCCGTGGTGGGAGGCGTTGGACGACTCCGCGGCCGCGTTCCTCGCCACGGGTACCCGCGGCGAGTAG
- a CDS encoding alpha/beta fold hydrolase, with product MAPCSRPAFVLLPGAGSTPWYWHRVERRLRALDYGVVAVHLPCEDDTAGLAEYADTVVTTVGEERDVVVVAHSFGAFTAPLVCGRLPVRALVLVAPMIPVAGESGSEWWGRTGQPEAQRDSALRDGRDPDAEPGLRELFLHDLPDDLANAALRHGECEQSSTPFEQPWPAPAWPDVPTRVVAFRHDRLFPPTFQHRIAGERLAVTPDEVDGGHMAMLGNPVELTHLLVSYNP from the coding sequence ATGGCGCCCTGCTCACGACCGGCTTTCGTCCTGCTGCCAGGCGCGGGTTCCACACCGTGGTACTGGCACCGCGTCGAGCGCAGACTGCGCGCCCTCGACTACGGCGTCGTCGCTGTCCACCTTCCGTGCGAGGACGACACGGCCGGTCTTGCCGAGTACGCCGACACGGTGGTCACCACCGTGGGCGAGGAACGCGACGTCGTGGTGGTCGCCCACTCGTTCGGGGCCTTCACCGCACCGCTCGTGTGCGGTCGGCTGCCGGTGCGGGCGCTCGTGCTGGTGGCGCCCATGATCCCGGTTGCCGGGGAGTCGGGATCGGAGTGGTGGGGCCGTACGGGACAGCCGGAGGCGCAGCGCGACTCCGCGCTCCGCGACGGGCGTGATCCCGACGCCGAGCCCGGCCTGAGGGAGCTGTTCCTGCACGACCTTCCCGACGACCTCGCGAACGCGGCACTGCGACACGGCGAGTGCGAGCAGTCCTCGACTCCGTTCGAACAACCCTGGCCCGCGCCCGCATGGCCCGACGTGCCGACGCGTGTGGTGGCGTTCCGGCACGACCGCCTGTTCCCGCCGACGTTCCAGCACCGGATCGCGGGCGAACGCCTGGCCGTCACACCCGACGAGGTGGACGGCGGCCACATGGCCATGCTCGGCAACCCGGTGGAGCTGACGCACCTCCTGGTGTCCTACAACCCCTGA